The proteins below are encoded in one region of Doryrhamphus excisus isolate RoL2022-K1 chromosome 4, RoL_Dexc_1.0, whole genome shotgun sequence:
- the lrp13 gene encoding very low-density lipoprotein receptor, which translates to MDLYLCLCVVLLQLTGTLQEVVSAESNPLKCSRGSMPCRDGSECVLYSHVCDGEPDCRDESDEEGCEVACNDDQFQCAHGKKCIDKNEVCDGVPQCQDRSDEFHCLGQAKECVHHCDSNNRCLPASLLCDGEKDCLDGTDEENCGEDDGNGNERSTSTTTHPVKIKGLKPIKCPLGSKACNDGTGCVLFNDVCDGENDCKDGSDEKECSSTCGQDQFQCAHGKKCIEKNQVCDGVPQCQDRSDEQRCSKYMDGCAYQCDGGSRCIPNSFLCDGEMDCGDGSDELNCDLKDCSASDFRCTSGQCVSATMHCDGHPDCWDHSDEEGCIKEPICITKHRCPQSKECLVQEWICDGEQDCKDGTDEKDCPAAVPLTCGDYQWSCKSKTKCIPTAWRCDGTKDCDDESDEMECDLAACLPHQFQCGSLECVDTSLVCNGIGNCADGSDEDGNCQINCEEADNSRCSQGCFSTPQGPQCRCAAGYRLAPDGVTCADVDECDDPSSVCSQLCVNTPGSYKCDCHPGYIMEAGERNCKIKGEPLLLSSVQTDLFLFGLRTSSLDVLSSSAKKAILSLDYDWYKQRVFWVTLDTDSIRWSSLDQRTTGTLIGGVRADSLAVDWLGRNLYWIDGVNSQIVAMELATVGSQHQSVILDEDLDQPRSLALFPEKGLMFWTEIGNMVKIERSGMDGSERRAVVVSSLGWPGGVAVDTLADRVYWTDERLKAIGSATLDGGDIRILQMEETANPFSLVVFNDMLYWSDAKRRVVQAAHKVTGKNVRVLLKRPRQPFGVKIVHPTLQLSTDNPCKKKACSHLCVLAPGLKAVCKCPSGLLLADNDVTCTGLVDTAFLLMLSPSTVTKIYLQARHTAAALKGWPEHTALQVPSVNEATLMDYSLHDHILLLADEGTTSLSAFQLKDLDLTSKGQLLKLVGDAITAMALDWVTSDIYWSSSKQPRLHVTSSRGGYSAVLIKEAIGRVQSIALNPPRGMVCFVNQGLQDTNAAAMVECANMDGAARRVVWKDAVQPTSLVFSSNGDTILWADTGLDVIGSVQLDGSGYKEVKVADGLAAVALSEDTLLWMTVNDKTRLWYMDEQQQKKLWFEVGTEVVNMKAFSKLSQIGSNQCKVNNGHCQHLCLATPEGRTCKCAHDYISVNATHCSPEQRCPAGSRSCLDQLSCQPVEKFCNGHIDCSDYSDENCVNPKPRSGLKIPAVTESPIAPTGQSPSPVSGFSSTSNVSKRLLNVDDVCGKRRCNGNGRCTGNEAEKACKCSTGYSGDSCQHKSLQGPIMYSAASVCAVAVIAVIAVVIKRKAGTNSRRENPEAMKETGMTDLESKTAKSPSPVMSAEDTGNEAVSSVD; encoded by the exons ATGGatttatatttatgtctttGTGTAGTGTTGCTACAGTTGACAGGCACCCTGCAAGAAG TTGTTTCAGCTGAAAGCAATCCCTTAAAGTGCAGCAGAGGGTCCATGCCATGCAGGGATGGCTCGGAGTGTGTTCTCTACAGCCACGTGTGTGATGGGGAGCCGGATTGCCGGGATGAATCGGATGAAGAGGGCTGTGAAGTAGCTTGCAATGATG ACCAATTTCAGTGTGCCCACGGGAAGAAGTGCATTGACAAGAACGAGGTGTGCGACGGTGTACCTCAGTGTCAGGACAGGTCAGATGAGTTCCATTGTTTGGGACAAGCCAAGGAATGCGTTCACCACTGCGACAGCAACAACCGCTGCTTGCCTGCATCGTTGCTGTGTGATGGTGAAAAAGACTGTTTAGACGGAACGGATGAGGAAAATTGCG GGGAAGATGATGGGAATGGAAATGAAAGAAGCACTTCAACCACTACACATCCTGTCAAAATTAAAGGTTTGAAACCTATCAAGTGCCCTTTGGGGTCCAAAGCCTGCAACGACGGGACTGGATGTGTCCTCTTCAACGATGTGTGTGATGGTGAAAATGACTGCAAAGATGGATCTGATGAAAAAGAATGCTCGTCCACCTGTGGACAAG ACCAGTTCCAGTGTGCCCATGGTAAAAAATGCATAGAGAAGAACCAGGTGTGTGACGGTGTACCTCAGTGTCAGGACCGCTCTGATGAACAAAGATGTTCCAAATACATGGACGGCTGCGCTTATCAGTGCGATGGAGGGAGCCGCTGCATTCCTAATAGCTTCCTTTGTGATGGCGAGATGGACTGTGGGGATGGCAGTGATGAGTTAAACTGCG ATCTTAAGGACTGCAGTGCAAGTGACTTCAGGTGCACGAGTGGTCAGTGTGTATCTGCTACAATGCACTGTGATGGCCACCCCGACTGCTGGGATCATTCTGATGAGGAAGGGTGCATCAAAGAGCCGATCTGTATAACCAAGCACCGCTGTCCTCAGAGCAAGGAGTGTTTAGTGCAGGAGTGGATCTGCGATGGCGAACAGGACTGCAAAGATGGCACGGATGAAAAG GACTGCCCTGCAGCAGTGCCACTGACTTGTGGTGATTACCAGTGGTCATGCAAATCCAAGACCAAATGTATCCCCACGGCCTGGAGGTGTGATGGCACCAAAGACTGTGACGATGAAAGCGATGAAATGGAGT GCGACTTGGCGGCATGTCTCCCTCATCAGTTCCAGTGTGGCAGTTTAGAGTGTGTGGATACATCCCTGGTTTGCAATGGAATCGGGAACTGTGCGGATGGTTCGGATGAGGACGGGAATTGCCAAATCAATTGTGAAGAAGCGGATAACAGCCGCTGCTCTCAGGGCTGCTTCAGCACACCGCAGGGTCCG CAATGTCGCTGTGCAGCGGGCTACAGACTCGCGCCTGATGGAGTGACCTGCGCCGATGTTGACGAGTGTGACGATCCCAGCTCTGTGTGTAGTCAACTGTGTGTAAATACTCCGGGCTCCTACAAGTGCGACTGTCATCCAGGCTACATcatggaggccggtgaacgcaaCTGCAAAATTAAGG GTGAACCTTTACTGTTGTCGTCAGTCCAAACGGATCTCTTTCTGTTTGGCTTACGCACCAGCAGCTTGGATGTCTTATCTTCCTCTGCCAAGAAGGCAATCCTGTCTCTGGACTATGACTGGTACAAGCAGAGGGTCTTTTGGGTCACTCTCGACACCGACAGCATCAGGTGGTCCTCTCTGGATCAGAGGACGACGGGGACTCTAATTGGAG GGGTACGGGCTGATTCTCTAGCTGTGGACTGGCTCGGGAGAAATTTGTACTGGATTGATGGCGTCAACAGTCAGATTGTTGCGATGGAACTCGCAACGGTTGGGTCGCAACACCAGAGTGTTATCTTGGATGAAGACCTGGATCAGCCTCGCTCCCTGGCCCTATTTCCAGAAAAGGG GTTGATGTTTTGGACTGAAATTGGCAACATGGTGAAGATTGAAAGATCTGGAATGGATGGATCCGAGAGGAGGGCTGTGGTGGTTTCCAGTTTAGGCTGGCCAGGCGGTGTAGCGGTGGACACTCTGGCCGACAGAGTCTACTGGACTGACGAAAGACTCAAGGCGATCGGTTCCGCGACGCTGGATGGCGGTGATATTCGG ATCCTACAGATGGAAGAGACGGCCAACCCGTTCTCCTTGGTTGTGTTCAATGACATGCTCTACTGGTCTGATGCAAAGAGGCGAGTGGTGCAGGCCGCCCATAAAGTTACTGGCAAAAATGTTCGAGTTCTCTTGAAGAGACCAAGACAACCTTTTGGTGTGAAG attgtccACCCAACGTTACAGCTAAGCACAGACAATCCCTGCAAGAAGAAAGCCTGCTCCCATCTTTGTGTTTTGGCTCCTGGGCTCAAAGCAGTGTGCAAGTGTCCTTCTGGTCTTCTATTGGCCGACAATGATGTGACTTGTACCGGCTTGGTCGATACAGCCTTCCTGCTGATGTTGTCGCCCTCCACGGTCACAAAG ATTTACCTTCAGGCTCGGCATACGGCAGCGGCATTAAAAGGCTGGCCCGAGCACACAGCCCTGCAGGTGCCAAGCGTCAACGAAGCAACGTTGATGGACTACAGTTTACATGACCACATCCTCCTCTTGGCAGATGAGGGCACGACGTCGCTCAGCGCCTTCCAACTTAAAGACTTGGATTTAACCTCCAAAGGCCAGCTTCTCAAGCTAGTTGGTGACGCAATCACCGCAATGGCGTTGGACTGGGTAACCTCCGATATCTATTGGAGCAGCAGCAAGCAACCCCGCCTGCATGTCACCTCCAGCAGGGGTGGATATAGCGCCGTTCTGATAAAGGAGGCTATAGGTAGAGTCCAATCCATTGCTCTGAATCCACCCAGAGGGATGGTGTGTTTCGTCAATCAgggtctgcaggacacaaacgCGGCGGCTATGGTGGAGTGCGCCAACATGGATGGCGCCGCAAGAAGAGTGGTGTGGAAGGATGCTGTTCAACCGACCTCTCTGGTTTTCTCCAGTAACGGAGACACGATTCTGTGGGCTGATACCG gtctAGATGTGATTGGTTCTGTCCAACTTGATGGATCTGGATACAAAGAAGTGAAGGTTGCTGATGGCTTGGCTGCTGTAGCTCTTAGTGAAGACACGCTACTATGGATGACTGTCAATG aTAAGACAAGACTCTGGTACATGGATgaacagcagcagaagaaatTGTGGTTCGAAGTTGGCACAGAAGTGGTCAACATGAAGGCGTTCAGCAAACTCAGTCAGATCG GTTCTAACCAGTGCAAAGTAAACAACGGCCACTGCCAGCACTTGTGCTTGGCTACCCCGGAAGGCCGAACGTGCAAGTGTGCCCATGACTACATCAGCGTGAATGCGACGCACTGTTCACCAGAGCAGCGCTGCCCTGCTGGCAGCAGGTCTTGTCTGGACCAGCTTTCATGCCAGCCTGTTGAAAAGTTCTGCAACGGGCATATAGATTGCTCCGATTACTCGGATGAGAATT GTGTCAATCCAAAACCGAGGTCTGGATTAAAAATACCTGCTGTCACAGAATCTCCCATCGCCCCCACTGGACAATCACCATCACCGGTCTCGGGATTCAGTTCTACCTCAAATGTGAGCAAACGGCTCTTAAACGTCGATGATGTATGTGGCAAGAGACGCTGCAATGGAAATGGCCGCTGCACGGGGAATGAAGCGGAGAAAGCGTGTAAATGTTCGACGGGCTACAGCGGTGACTCGTGTCAGCACAAGTCCCTGCAAGGTCCAATTATGTACAGCGCCGCCAGTGTCTGCGCAGTGGCGGTTATTGCGGTGATCGCGGTGGTGATAAAGCGGAAGGCCGGTACCAACTCAAG AAGGGAAAACCCAGAAGCGATGAAGGAAACCGGTATGACTGACCTAGAGAGTAAAACTGCAAAATCTCCCAGTCCAGTGATGTCTGCAGAAGACACCGGAAAT gaaGCCGTATCGTCTGTGGACTAA
- the rchy1 gene encoding RING finger and CHY zinc finger domain-containing protein 1: MVATQHLNQRRRRRHSVYVWENMAARVGCEHYTRNCLLKAPCCGKLYVCRLCHDAEESHQMDRFKVEEVQCSECQTLQQAQQACRQCHVQFGEYYCDICHLFDKDRKQYHCHPCGICRIGPRERYFHCSKCNLCLAQDLQGNHKCVENVSRQNCPVCMEDIHTSRIGAHVLPCGHLLHKTCFDDMVRTSAYRCPLCMHSAWNMEDHWDQIDKEIAQSPMPTEYRDTTVKIMCNDCQAHCTVLFHVLGMKCSSCGSYNTAQDGGLIQLPQQPPDPELDANELETNEEPEQQDEPE, from the exons ATGGTTGCAACTCAGCATTTAAaccaacgaagaagaagaagacatagTGTTTATGTGTGGGAAAACATGGCGGCACGTGTAGGTTGTGAGCATTACACACGAAACTGTTTACTCAAA gcACCTTGCTGTGGTAAACTGTATGTGTGTCGGCTGTGCCATGATGCAGAGGAGAGTCATCAGATGGATCGGTTTAAAGTGGAAGAGGTGCAGTGTTCGGAGTGTCAAACATTACAACAG GCACAACAGGCTTGCCGACAGTGTCATGTCCAGTTTGGGGAGTATTACTGTGACATTTGCCACTTGTTTGACAAGGATAGGAAGCAGTACCACTGCCATCCCTGTGGGATATGTAG GATCGGACCAAGAGAGAGGTATTTCCACTGTAGCAAGTGCAATTTATGTTTAGCGCAGGACCTTCAAGGAAACCACAAG TGTGTGGAGAATGTTTCCAGGCAGAACTGCCCAGTGTGCATGGAG GATATCCACACGTCTCGAATTGGAGCACACGTTCTTCCATGCGGTCATCTTCTCCATAA GACCTGTTTTGATGACATGGTCAGGactag TGCATATCGCTGCCCTCTTTGTATGCACTCTGCCTGGAACATGGAGGACCACTGGGATCAGATAGACAAAGAGATCGCCCAATCACCGATGCCCACCGAATACCGGGATACCACAGTCAAG ATTATGTGCAACGACTGTCAAGCTCACTGCACGGTACTTTTCCACGTGTTGGGGATGAAGTGCAGCAGCTGTGGCTCGTATAACACCGCACAGGACGGAGGTCTCATCCAGCTGCCCCAACAGCCGCCGGATCCAGAGCTGGATGCTAATGAGCTCGAGACAAACGAAGAGCCAGAGCAGCAAGATGAACCAGAGTAA